A genomic segment from Roseofilum reptotaenium CS-1145 encodes:
- a CDS encoding glutamate-5-semialdehyde dehydrogenase: protein MSSSTLVELAQKTRQGARQLAGLTTEEKNQAIEAIAKSLEQATPEIVAANQADCEAATSAGIAKPLYHRLKLDETKLKGNIAGVRDVQKLPDPVGTVQIHRELDEGLVLKRISCPLGVLGVIFEARPEAAIQISTLAIKSGNGVILKGGKEAIQSCEAIVKAIRQGLSQTAVSPDVVQLLTTREETVALLKLDPYVDLIIPRGSNSFVRFVQENTNIPVLGHADGICHLYLDESADLEKAIAITVDGKTQYPAACNAIETLLVHRSCAPQILPPVAQALQDKGVKLLGDDPTSELLAIPAATEADWSTEYSDLILAIKQVDSLEEAVNHINTYGSKHTDAIVTENPQVAQLFLNQVDAAGVYHNCSTRFSDGFRYGFGAEVGISTQQMPPRGPVGLEGLITYKYQVTGNGHISATYTGAEAKSFTHKELVEG, encoded by the coding sequence ATGAGTTCTTCCACGTTAGTCGAATTGGCCCAGAAAACACGACAAGGGGCGCGTCAGTTAGCTGGATTGACGACAGAAGAGAAAAATCAGGCTATTGAGGCGATCGCCAAATCATTGGAACAGGCTACACCAGAAATTGTAGCCGCAAACCAAGCTGACTGTGAAGCGGCAACTTCCGCAGGCATTGCTAAACCCCTCTATCATCGTCTGAAATTGGATGAAACGAAGCTGAAAGGAAATATCGCTGGGGTGCGAGATGTACAAAAGTTACCCGATCCGGTGGGGACGGTTCAAATTCATCGAGAGTTGGATGAGGGTTTGGTTCTGAAACGGATCAGTTGTCCGTTGGGGGTTTTGGGGGTGATTTTTGAAGCGCGTCCTGAAGCAGCCATCCAGATTTCTACGTTGGCAATTAAGTCGGGAAATGGGGTGATTCTCAAGGGGGGAAAGGAAGCGATTCAGTCGTGTGAGGCAATTGTGAAGGCGATTCGACAAGGGTTATCACAAACAGCGGTGAGTCCAGATGTGGTGCAACTTTTGACCACCCGCGAGGAAACGGTGGCGCTGTTGAAGTTAGACCCATATGTGGATTTAATTATTCCTAGAGGTTCTAATTCGTTTGTCCGGTTTGTTCAGGAGAATACGAATATTCCGGTGCTGGGTCACGCGGATGGTATTTGTCACCTCTATCTAGATGAATCTGCGGATCTGGAAAAGGCGATCGCCATTACAGTTGATGGCAAAACCCAATATCCGGCTGCTTGTAATGCCATCGAAACCCTGTTAGTCCATCGCTCCTGCGCCCCGCAAATTCTTCCCCCAGTTGCCCAAGCGCTACAAGATAAAGGCGTGAAATTACTCGGAGATGATCCAACTTCTGAATTATTGGCAATTCCCGCAGCCACAGAAGCGGATTGGTCTACAGAATACAGCGATCTGATTTTAGCGATTAAACAGGTGGACTCTCTAGAGGAGGCAGTGAATCATATTAATACTTATGGATCGAAGCATACTGATGCGATCGTCACCGAAAACCCCCAAGTCGCGCAACTGTTCCTGAATCAAGTTGATGCTGCTGGCGTGTATCATAACTGTTCCACCCGGTTTTCCGACGGATTTCGCTATGGTTTTGGCGCAGAAGTCGGCATCAGTACCCAACAAATGCCCCCGCGCGGCCCTGTAGGATTAGAAGGGTTAATCACCTATAAATATCAAGTTACCGGTAATGGTCATATTTCCGCTACCTACACTGGAGCGGAGGCGAAATCCTTTACCCACAAAGAGCTAGTAGAGGGATAG
- a CDS encoding ABC transporter permease, which produces MTQSIQPPEETVIPDSLGSKSKFSFSWQIGFTAIMFGFMYLPIAVLAFYSFNQSAYSANWKGFTLDWYMKLFSDVRILSSLQNSLIVAFCAVGASAILGTLMAVGLAKYKFRGKSLYLGVSYLPLIIPDIAIAVATLVFLAVFAIPLNLWTIVAAHIVFCLAYIALVVSTRLADLDPHLEEAALDLGATPFNAFMQVLLPQLLPGIVSGCLLAFVLSMDDFLIASFTAGSGFNTLPMEIFSRIRTGVKPDINALSVILIVMSGLVAFLAEFWRYKSEK; this is translated from the coding sequence ATGACACAATCGATTCAACCCCCTGAAGAAACTGTAATCCCTGACTCCTTGGGATCTAAATCTAAATTTTCCTTTTCCTGGCAAATTGGGTTTACTGCGATCATGTTTGGGTTTATGTATTTACCCATTGCCGTCTTAGCCTTTTATAGTTTTAACCAATCTGCTTATAGTGCCAATTGGAAAGGGTTTACTTTGGATTGGTACATGAAACTGTTCTCGGATGTCAGAATCCTATCCTCTCTGCAAAATAGCTTAATTGTTGCGTTTTGTGCCGTCGGTGCTTCAGCAATTTTGGGAACCCTGATGGCAGTGGGATTAGCCAAATATAAATTCCGAGGGAAATCCCTGTATTTGGGAGTATCTTATTTACCTTTGATTATTCCTGATATTGCGATCGCCGTTGCTACCCTTGTCTTCCTCGCCGTCTTCGCCATTCCCCTCAATCTGTGGACAATTGTCGCGGCTCATATTGTCTTTTGTCTCGCCTACATTGCCCTCGTCGTCTCCACTCGACTCGCTGATTTAGACCCACACCTGGAAGAAGCAGCTTTAGACTTAGGTGCAACCCCCTTTAACGCTTTTATGCAAGTCCTCTTACCTCAATTATTACCCGGTATCGTCTCCGGTTGTCTACTGGCATTTGTCCTCAGTATGGATGATTTCCTGATCGCCAGTTTCACCGCAGGCAGTGGCTTTAACACCCTGCCTATGGAAATCTTTAGCCGCATCCGAACCGGCGTAAAACCCGATATCAACGCCTTAAGCGTGATCCTGATTGTGATGTCCGGATTAGTGGCTTTCCTGGCGGAATTTTGGCGCTATAAGAGCGAAAAATAA
- the clpB gene encoding ATP-dependent chaperone ClpB produces the protein MQPTDSSKFTNKAWEAIVNSQDVARRGKHQQLEVEHVAIALLEQGGLAKTILEKAGIEPGRLLQQLNQFDSRQKTTYNVDQLYLGRSLDKLLDEAETARQSWNDEYISVEHILLALAEDQRIGRELVRRFNRTRTQLEQTIKDIRGSQTVSDQAPENSYNALEKYGRDLTELARSGNLDPVIGRDEEIRRVIQVLSRRRKNNPVLIGEPGVGKTAIAEALAQRIVNNEVPESLKNRQLITLDMGSLIAGAKYRGEFEARLRAVLREVTHSEGQIVLFIDELHTVVGTGSGQSSAMDASNLLKPMLARGELRCIGATTLDEYRNYIEKDAALERRFQQVYVDQPGVEDTISILRGLKERYEVHHGVKITDSALVAAAKLSNRYITDRFLPDKAIDLVDEAAAKLKMDITSKPVELETRDRRIMQLEMEKLSLDGEQTKEPQERVRRIEQEITELKQEQKELNDQWQGEKQLIDDINILKELEDQLRVQIEQAERAYDLNRAAQLKYGKLEKTERERETKEGQLQALQEQGSALLREQVTEADIAEIVAKWTGIPVNSLLESERQKLLHLESYLHQRVVGQHEAVQAVAEAIRRARAGMKDPGRPIGSFLFMGPTGVGKTELARALAASLFDSEEAMVRIDMSEYMEKHAVSRLVGAPPGYVGYEEGGQLSEQVRRRPYSVVLLDEVEKAHPDVFNILLQVLDDGRITDSQGRMIDFRNTVIVMTSNIGSEHILDVSGDDSQYEEMRKRVQKALRKQFRPEFLNRVDDLILFHALGKGELGSIVHIQLKRTQQLLAEQKITLEITSAAVDHLVEAGYDPVYGARPLKRAIQKQVENAIATRILDNSFIEGDAIKIDCQEGALTFGKLSDVIGSPEPEPVASISE, from the coding sequence ATGCAGCCAACTGATTCATCGAAATTTACCAATAAAGCTTGGGAAGCCATTGTCAACTCTCAGGATGTCGCTCGTCGCGGGAAACATCAGCAGTTGGAAGTCGAGCATGTGGCGATCGCTCTTTTGGAGCAAGGAGGACTGGCAAAAACCATCCTAGAAAAGGCGGGAATTGAGCCAGGGCGCTTATTACAGCAACTCAACCAGTTTGATAGTCGCCAGAAAACCACCTACAATGTTGATCAACTTTATCTCGGTCGCAGTTTGGATAAGCTCCTCGATGAAGCCGAAACTGCCCGCCAAAGTTGGAATGATGAATATATCTCCGTCGAGCATATTTTACTGGCTCTTGCCGAAGATCAACGGATTGGGCGGGAATTGGTGCGTCGGTTTAACCGCACCCGCACCCAACTGGAACAAACCATTAAAGACATTCGCGGCAGTCAAACGGTCTCGGATCAAGCCCCAGAAAATAGCTACAACGCTTTGGAGAAGTACGGGCGAGATTTGACAGAATTGGCGAGATCGGGCAACCTAGACCCCGTTATCGGGCGGGATGAGGAGATTCGGAGGGTGATACAAGTCCTCTCCCGCAGACGGAAAAATAACCCGGTGTTAATTGGGGAACCCGGAGTGGGAAAAACGGCGATCGCCGAAGCCCTAGCCCAGCGTATTGTTAATAATGAAGTACCAGAGTCTCTCAAAAACCGACAACTGATCACCCTAGATATGGGGAGTTTAATCGCTGGAGCCAAATATCGGGGCGAATTTGAAGCCAGACTGCGGGCAGTTTTGCGGGAAGTTACCCACTCCGAAGGGCAAATTGTCCTGTTTATCGACGAGCTACATACCGTAGTCGGAACCGGTTCCGGACAGTCGAGTGCCATGGATGCCTCCAATTTACTCAAACCCATGTTAGCGCGGGGCGAGTTGCGCTGCATTGGAGCAACGACTCTGGATGAATACCGCAATTATATTGAAAAAGATGCCGCCCTAGAGCGTCGTTTCCAACAGGTGTATGTCGATCAACCCGGTGTCGAGGATACGATTTCCATTCTGCGGGGGTTAAAAGAGCGCTACGAAGTCCACCATGGAGTCAAAATTACGGACTCGGCTCTGGTAGCAGCAGCCAAGTTATCAAACCGGTATATTACCGACCGCTTCTTACCCGATAAGGCGATCGATTTAGTCGATGAAGCAGCCGCTAAACTGAAAATGGATATTACATCCAAACCGGTGGAACTGGAAACTAGAGATCGCCGGATCATGCAATTAGAGATGGAAAAACTGTCTTTGGATGGGGAACAAACGAAAGAACCCCAAGAAAGAGTCAGACGCATTGAGCAAGAAATTACCGAACTCAAGCAAGAACAGAAAGAATTGAACGATCAATGGCAAGGGGAAAAACAATTGATCGATGATATTAATATCCTCAAGGAATTAGAAGACCAGTTGCGCGTGCAAATTGAACAAGCAGAACGGGCTTATGATTTAAATCGGGCAGCGCAACTCAAATATGGCAAATTAGAGAAAACGGAACGGGAGCGGGAAACGAAAGAAGGACAACTGCAAGCGCTACAGGAACAAGGTTCGGCTCTATTGCGCGAACAAGTCACCGAAGCCGATATTGCCGAAATTGTTGCTAAGTGGACGGGTATTCCGGTCAATAGTTTACTGGAGTCGGAACGGCAAAAACTGCTACACCTGGAGAGCTATTTACACCAGCGCGTCGTCGGTCAACATGAGGCTGTACAGGCGGTTGCTGAAGCCATACGCCGCGCTAGAGCAGGAATGAAAGATCCCGGTCGTCCCATCGGTTCGTTCCTGTTCATGGGGCCGACCGGGGTGGGAAAAACGGAATTAGCGAGAGCCTTGGCTGCCAGTTTATTCGACTCGGAAGAAGCCATGGTGAGAATTGATATGTCCGAGTATATGGAGAAACATGCCGTTTCCCGTTTAGTGGGTGCGCCTCCGGGATATGTGGGATATGAGGAAGGGGGACAACTGAGCGAGCAAGTCCGTCGTCGTCCCTATTCTGTGGTACTGTTGGATGAAGTGGAAAAAGCGCACCCAGATGTGTTTAATATTTTGCTGCAAGTCCTTGATGATGGGCGAATTACGGACTCCCAAGGACGGATGATTGATTTCCGCAATACGGTGATTGTGATGACCAGTAATATTGGATCGGAGCATATCCTCGATGTTTCTGGTGATGATAGCCAATATGAGGAGATGCGCAAACGGGTACAAAAGGCACTCCGCAAACAATTTCGACCGGAATTTCTCAACCGCGTTGACGATCTGATCCTCTTCCATGCCTTGGGTAAAGGAGAATTGGGCAGTATTGTCCATATTCAACTCAAACGCACTCAGCAGTTGTTAGCGGAACAAAAGATTACGCTGGAAATTACTTCGGCTGCGGTTGACCATCTGGTAGAGGCAGGCTACGATCCGGTCTATGGGGCCCGTCCCCTAAAACGGGCGATTCAAAAACAGGTGGAAAATGCGATCGCCACCCGAATTTTAGACAATAGCTTCATTGAAGGAGATGCTATTAAAATTGATTGCCAAGAGGGTGCGCTCACCTTCGGTAAACTCAGTGATGTAATCGGATCTCCAGAACCTGAACCCGTTGCCTCGATCTCCGAGTAA
- a CDS encoding XisI protein gives MDSLDNYYEVIKSILVEYAKLPYAHGKLERKLVIGEDRRNYVLLTVGELKGKRVHSCIVHLEVVGDKIWIHEDGLEDGITDDLLRAGIPQNKIVLGFYLPHIRRYTEFAVN, from the coding sequence ATGGATTCCCTAGATAACTATTATGAAGTCATTAAAAGCATTCTGGTAGAATATGCCAAGCTTCCCTATGCCCATGGGAAACTAGAGCGCAAATTGGTGATTGGAGAAGATCGCCGGAATTATGTATTGTTAACCGTCGGAGAATTGAAAGGAAAGCGAGTCCATAGTTGTATTGTCCATCTAGAAGTAGTTGGAGATAAAATCTGGATTCATGAGGATGGTTTAGAAGATGGTATTACTGATGATTTACTCAGAGCTGGAATTCCCCAAAATAAAATTGTCCTAGGATTTTATCTTCCCCATATCCGACGTTATACGGAATTTGCAGTCAATTAG
- a CDS encoding hydroxymethylglutaryl-CoA reductase, protein MSTPHRQANQYVRELLEQNRLTELSDKLLPNPKPLPRKFRGAFRLSRQRVEQHWKQLETLPETQANLLDGQTLSQLEAYQYNIENFIGTVKLPVGIAGPLRVNGLFAQGDYHVPLATTEAALVASYSRGCQLISEVGGCQALLLNEAVNRTPGFAFSTLQEVGLFLAWVVGEQETFKQEAEQTTRYGKLIDTRITVEGNHVYLDFQFTTGDAAGQNMVTLATDVICQYILSQSPVAPQYWFIEANLSGDKKASAQSFSGVRGKKVTAEVKIPAQLVAQRLHTTPEQMVNYWRMSALGGTMSGTIGIQGHYANGLAALYIACGQDAACVAESAVGVTRFELTLEGDLYAAVTLPNLIVGTVGGGTGLPSQQACLQILGLAGAGKARAFAEMCAGLALAGELSIIGALSAGEFVQAHARLARER, encoded by the coding sequence ATGTCTACCCCCCATCGTCAAGCCAACCAATATGTCCGAGAACTTCTAGAACAGAACCGCCTAACGGAACTCTCAGACAAACTGCTACCCAACCCTAAACCCTTACCCCGCAAATTTCGCGGTGCATTTCGCCTCAGTCGTCAACGGGTGGAACAGCATTGGAAGCAACTGGAGACTCTCCCAGAAACCCAAGCCAATTTATTAGATGGGCAAACACTCTCTCAACTGGAAGCTTATCAGTATAATATTGAAAACTTTATCGGTACAGTGAAACTTCCGGTGGGTATTGCCGGCCCCCTGCGGGTGAATGGACTGTTTGCTCAAGGAGATTATCATGTGCCTTTAGCCACTACTGAAGCGGCCCTAGTCGCCTCCTATTCGCGGGGATGCCAACTGATTTCGGAAGTAGGAGGATGTCAAGCATTATTACTCAATGAAGCGGTCAACCGCACTCCTGGATTTGCGTTTAGCACCTTGCAAGAGGTGGGCTTGTTTTTGGCTTGGGTGGTAGGGGAACAGGAAACCTTTAAGCAAGAAGCAGAACAAACTACGCGCTACGGAAAATTAATCGATACTCGAATTACCGTAGAAGGCAATCATGTTTATCTGGATTTTCAGTTTACGACAGGGGACGCGGCTGGCCAAAACATGGTGACTTTGGCAACGGATGTAATTTGTCAGTATATCCTCAGCCAGAGTCCTGTGGCTCCCCAATATTGGTTTATTGAGGCTAATTTATCGGGAGATAAAAAGGCCAGCGCCCAATCATTTTCTGGAGTGCGAGGTAAAAAAGTAACAGCGGAAGTAAAAATACCAGCTCAGTTAGTTGCCCAACGGTTGCACACGACTCCAGAACAAATGGTGAACTATTGGCGGATGTCGGCTTTGGGGGGAACGATGAGTGGGACGATAGGTATTCAGGGCCATTATGCCAATGGGTTGGCGGCGCTGTATATTGCGTGTGGTCAGGATGCGGCTTGTGTGGCGGAGTCTGCGGTGGGGGTGACGCGGTTTGAGTTAACGCTAGAGGGGGATTTATATGCGGCGGTGACGTTGCCGAATTTGATTGTGGGTACGGTGGGTGGAGGGACTGGGCTGCCGAGTCAGCAGGCTTGTTTGCAGATTTTGGGGTTAGCAGGTGCGGGTAAGGCGAGGGCGTTTGCTGAGATGTGCGCGGGGTTGGCGTTGGCTGGGGAGTTGTCAATTATTGGGGCGTTGTCTGCGGGAGAGTTTGTGCAGGCTCATGCTCGGTTGGCGCGGGAGCGGTGA
- the hpsE gene encoding hormogonium polysaccharide biosynthesis glycosyltransferase HpsE produces the protein MSVQFTVAIPTYNGANRFPEVLDKLRQQTGIDSLTWEIILVDNNSTDKTKQVFQEYQNNWDLDIPLRYVFEPQQGLAFARQCAFQVAQGEWVGFLDDDNLPYPNWLISAYQFGQVHPKAGALGSQVHGLFESPPSEELKPLLPYLALVERGSKPRLYSPRNNLLPPGAGIVIRKQAWLESVPEKLTLSGRINGKFISGEDLELLSYIQNKGWDIWYNPAMELDHKIPPWRLERDYLIQMFRGIGLSRYVTRTLKAKDWQRLLIYPLYMINDTRKLLMLLLRYRDRVQSDIVATCQLEILLNSLRSPFYLWMQGYFNKTIDRSKV, from the coding sequence ATGTCTGTACAATTTACGGTTGCTATCCCCACCTATAATGGCGCAAACCGGTTTCCAGAAGTTTTGGATAAATTGCGCCAACAAACGGGTATCGATTCCCTGACCTGGGAAATTATCCTAGTTGATAATAACAGTACGGACAAGACGAAACAAGTTTTTCAAGAGTACCAAAACAATTGGGATTTAGACATTCCCTTGCGCTATGTCTTTGAGCCACAACAAGGACTTGCTTTTGCTCGACAATGTGCCTTTCAAGTAGCGCAAGGAGAGTGGGTGGGTTTTCTTGATGACGATAATTTACCCTATCCCAATTGGTTGATTTCAGCTTACCAGTTTGGGCAAGTACATCCTAAAGCGGGAGCATTGGGTAGTCAGGTTCACGGTTTATTTGAATCTCCTCCTTCAGAAGAGCTTAAACCCCTCCTACCTTATTTAGCTCTGGTTGAACGAGGTTCTAAACCCCGACTCTACTCTCCTCGAAATAACCTCCTTCCTCCAGGTGCTGGTATTGTCATTCGCAAACAAGCCTGGTTAGAAAGTGTGCCGGAAAAATTAACCTTAAGCGGAAGAATCAACGGTAAGTTTATTAGTGGTGAAGATTTAGAGCTACTATCCTACATTCAAAACAAAGGCTGGGATATTTGGTACAATCCAGCGATGGAATTGGATCATAAAATTCCCCCTTGGCGTTTAGAACGAGATTATTTAATTCAGATGTTTCGAGGAATTGGTCTGAGTCGATATGTTACTCGTACCTTAAAAGCTAAGGATTGGCAGAGGCTTTTGATTTATCCCCTTTATATGATCAATGATACTAGAAAGCTTTTAATGTTGCTACTGCGCTACCGCGATCGCGTCCAATCTGATATCGTTGCAACCTGTCAATTAGAAATTCTCCTCAATAGTTTGAGGAGTCCATTTTATTTGTGGATGCAAGGGTATTTTAATAAGACAATTGATAGGTCTAAAGTTTGA
- a CDS encoding HepT-like ribonuclease domain-containing protein encodes MERDKQSILDIVDSIHLIFEYLQSTNWENFEQNTKDQDAVIRRLTIIGEATKRLSHEFRSRNPEIPWRKMAGLRDIIVHEYDDLKLDIIRQIIEVELPAVLQSLQPLLPPPPENQSND; translated from the coding sequence ATGGAAAGAGATAAACAATCGATTCTTGATATTGTTGATTCAATTCACTTAATCTTTGAGTATCTTCAATCGACGAATTGGGAAAATTTTGAACAAAACACAAAAGATCAAGATGCAGTTATTCGTCGATTAACGATTATCGGTGAAGCGACTAAGCGTCTATCCCATGAATTCCGATCTCGGAATCCAGAAATTCCTTGGAGGAAAATGGCTGGTTTACGTGATATTATTGTGCATGAATATGACGATCTTAAATTAGATATTATTAGACAAATTATTGAGGTAGAGCTTCCTGCGGTATTGCAATCACTTCAACCTTTATTACCGCCTCCTCCAGAAAATCAGAGTAATGACTAG
- a CDS encoding nucleotidyltransferase family protein, producing METNLEPQLGQINIPIAQIYQRLQVTPEQVVAFCQKWKIIELSVFGSVLRDDFRSADNDPSDIDLLYVFDPGVTYGFDFWDIQEELERLFCRKVDLVSKQGIGKSRNWLRRKSILESAQVIYGKR from the coding sequence ATGGAAACCAATCTTGAACCACAACTGGGGCAGATTAATATACCGATCGCGCAAATTTACCAACGGTTGCAAGTCACTCCGGAACAAGTTGTGGCATTTTGCCAGAAGTGGAAAATTATAGAATTATCAGTGTTTGGATCGGTACTACGGGACGATTTTCGGTCAGCAGACAATGATCCCAGTGATATCGATCTACTGTATGTTTTCGATCCAGGAGTCACTTATGGATTTGATTTTTGGGATATCCAGGAAGAGCTAGAACGTTTATTCTGCCGAAAGGTTGATTTGGTCAGTAAGCAGGGTATTGGGAAAAGTCGTAATTGGTTAAGACGTAAATCAATCCTGGAATCAGCGCAGGTGATTTATGGAAAGAGATAA
- the hpsE gene encoding hormogonium polysaccharide biosynthesis glycosyltransferase HpsE, with amino-acid sequence MTVDFTIAIITYNGATRIPEVLECLLKQEINSINWEVLVVDNNSEDNTREVVLQYGKTWRTDSQLRYTFESRQGATYARYRAVAEAKSKSLIGFLDDDNLPKANWVAESVDFGIKNPNIGAYGGIIHAQLDIDPPSYFRQMKNYLTICNRGSKPFQYKRSNKIRRIPPAPGVVIRKEAWQEAMPAPEKLLISGRDPRTMAAGEDAEMMLYIQNSSWEVWHNPKMEIWHHIYAHRLQEDYLLKLARGYGLSNHLTRLARYYPWQRPWLQLLRPAYFIRGGLRVMMFYYKNRHDLDRDFSKQCELQCKIGQMYSPFLEIYTNLIHK; translated from the coding sequence ATGACAGTAGATTTTACCATTGCAATTATTACTTATAATGGAGCCACAAGGATTCCAGAAGTTTTAGAGTGTTTATTGAAGCAAGAGATAAACTCTATCAACTGGGAAGTTTTAGTGGTTGACAACAATAGCGAAGATAACACTCGCGAAGTCGTTTTGCAATATGGGAAAACTTGGCGTACAGATAGTCAACTTCGTTATACATTTGAGAGTCGTCAAGGGGCAACTTATGCCCGATATCGTGCGGTAGCAGAAGCCAAGAGTAAAAGTTTAATCGGGTTTCTAGATGATGATAATTTACCGAAAGCAAATTGGGTTGCAGAAAGTGTTGATTTTGGCATAAAAAATCCTAATATTGGTGCGTATGGTGGAATCATTCATGCCCAACTGGATATCGATCCACCCAGTTATTTTCGCCAGATGAAAAACTATCTAACCATATGCAATCGCGGTTCTAAGCCTTTCCAATATAAACGTAGTAATAAGATTCGCAGAATTCCCCCTGCACCCGGTGTTGTGATTCGTAAAGAAGCTTGGCAAGAGGCGATGCCTGCTCCAGAAAAATTGTTAATTTCAGGACGAGATCCAAGGACAATGGCTGCGGGTGAAGATGCAGAAATGATGCTTTATATCCAAAATAGTTCCTGGGAAGTTTGGCATAATCCCAAAATGGAGATTTGGCATCATATCTATGCTCACCGCCTACAAGAAGACTATCTTCTTAAGTTAGCTAGAGGTTATGGTTTATCTAATCATTTAACTCGTTTAGCACGATATTATCCTTGGCAACGTCCCTGGTTGCAGTTGCTTCGACCTGCATACTTTATACGTGGTGGTTTAAGAGTAATGATGTTTTATTACAAAAATCGACATGATTTAGATCGCGACTTCTCTAAACAATGTGAGTTGCAATGCAAAATTGGCCAGATGTATAGTCCATTCTTAGAAATTTATACAAATTTGATCCATAAATAA